Part of the Citrobacter sp. Marseille-Q6884 genome, TCATGGCGGTGTAGGCGGAGATCCCTGGAAACATCGGGATCACGGCAGCGACGGTGAAAACTTTCGGGTGCGCCAGATACCACCGTGACCACTGGATCCCAATACAACCCACCAGCAAGGAAGCCATAAAGGTTGACCATTCAATGTTGAATCCTGCGGTCATCATCACCATCCGCGAACCGTGCCCAAGCGCGCCGAGTAAGGCGCACCAGGGGAGCGCACGATGCGGTACGTTAAATACCATGGCAAACCCCGCTGCAGGGATCGCCGACAGGATCATGTCCTGCAGCAGTGCCAAAATGAAATCGATCACACCCATC contains:
- a CDS encoding threonine/serine exporter, coding for MGVIDFILALLQDMILSAIPAAGFAMVFNVPHRALPWCALLGALGHGSRMVMMTAGFNIEWSTFMASLLVGCIGIQWSRWYLAHPKVFTVAAVIPMFPGISAYTAMISAVKIGHLGYSEALMITLLTNFLKASSIVGALSIGLSIPGLWLYRKRPRV